A region of the Planctomycetaceae bacterium genome:
TTCACCATGCAGCGGGCGCAATTTCGGGCAGCCGGCTAGAATTCTGTACCGAAGCTTCTGGCGGGGCTATTTCGTCCTCTGCATCGCTTTGACGAACGGAATGATATCTTCGGCGTAGGTAAAGGCTTCTTCTTTACCGTCCTCAATCAGCGACGGATCAAAGCGTTTTGCCAATTTTCCGTCGCGGCCATAGACGTACACCGCGGGAATGGAACTGAGTTTGATTTCGTCAAACAACTCGTCCGATGCGGTGGTGCTCAGGTAGTTGCGAAACGCAGCGTTCTGCTTGACCAGAAACTTCTCCGCCTTTTCCCGGTATCGTTCCGGCGGCCGCGACTTGATCCCCACATAGTCGACGCAGAAGCTGACACAGACCACGTCCTTCGGAAAGGATTCGTGAAGCTTCACCAGCCCCGGGAACTCCTTCATGCACGGCAGACACGACGTGGACCAGACGTCGACCACCACGATCTTGTCGCGGTTTTGGGCCACATACGCCTGAAGATCCTGCCACGTTCCGGCGGTCAGAGTAACGTCAGTGGCTTCCTTTGCGTCGTCGGCGATGGCGATACCGCCAGTCAGCACGCACATCACGGCGGTTGCCAGAGTCAGTGGTTTCATTAGATCAGCCCTTCCAACAAGAATATCCCCGATCGGTCGAATCCCGGTTTCTGCGACGCGACGTCAGACGTCCGCCGGCACAGACCAGACTTCCCAAACTGTGTTTTCGAACAGCAACGCGCTCCGCGATTCGGGCGTCGATGCACCCACCAGTTTTTGATGTCGATTTCATTATGAGAGAGCTCCGTCAGGATACGGGGTTCAGATTGATGAGTGCCACTGGCTGTGCCGGTGTTTTCCTGAGCACAGAGCACTGGCACAGCCAGTGGCACGCATCAAAACACGATGGACAAGGCACTCCTGCCACGGCGGAGCTTCCGCAGGCGATGATACTCCCGAACATCCGCGATGTCTGCGCACCGCCGATTTCCATCGCCGCGCGCGGTGC
Encoded here:
- a CDS encoding TlpA disulfide reductase family protein is translated as MKPLTLATAVMCVLTGGIAIADDAKEATDVTLTAGTWQDLQAYVAQNRDKIVVVDVWSTSCLPCMKEFPGLVKLHESFPKDVVCVSFCVDYVGIKSRPPERYREKAEKFLVKQNAAFRNYLSTTASDELFDEIKLSSIPAVYVYGRDGKLAKRFDPSLIEDGKEEAFTYAEDIIPFVKAMQRTK